The following are encoded together in the Cololabis saira isolate AMF1-May2022 chromosome 5, fColSai1.1, whole genome shotgun sequence genome:
- the stoml1 gene encoding stomatin-like protein 1, which produces MFGGSYRPLPRSEPSARTPGLFVEPDRFTYRSFHKGLSFDYTPNVSENDFSDASQGWLSWICNMIVISLVYICTFVTFPITGWFVLKTVPNYQRIVVFRLGRICPPKGPGIVLVLPLIDQWQRVDLRTRAFNIPPCQVTTQDGGMLSVGADIQFRIWNPVMSVVSVQDLNASTRMTAQNALTHSLAKKTAREIQTERVKLGEYLGMDINEMTRHWGLEVDRVELTIGSLLKAPEQGQAGGFIVPPPVPGLEGLTGPIQQLAMHFLNTSSSQPHPKDSVTLTDELCSGPQSVVSTYGSVEELLSGVHALLSDSLVRQIGACFQFEITSTDGQQHKYYVDLSQGSGAAGSGAPFREPDVTLSLSDGDLLAMFHGDLQPFAAYNSGRLKVRGDVRTAMKLEDLIKLLKKQHL; this is translated from the exons ATGTTCGGTGGGTCGTACCGGCCGCTCCCCCGCAGCGAGCCCAGTGCGCGGACTCCGGGTCTGTTCGTGGAGCCGGACAGATTCACCTACCGCAGCTTCCACAAGGGACTGTCCTTCGACTACACGCCCAATGTCTCTGAAAACGACTTCAGCG ATGCCTCCCAAGGATGGCTGTCTTGGATTTGCAACATGATAGTCATCTCGCTTGTCTACATCTGCACCTTCGTGACCTTCCCCATAACAGGATGGTTTGTTCTGAAG ACTGTACCAAACTACCAGAGGATAGTGGTGTTCCGTCTTGGTCGAATTTGTCCTCCGAAGGGCCCTGGTATTGTCCTGGTGTTGCCGCTCATTGACCAGTGGCAGAGAGTAGACCTGCGCACCCGTGCTTTCAACATACCTCCTTGCCAG GTGACCACTCAGGATGGAGGCATGCTGTCAGTGGGAGCAGACATCCAGTTCAGGATCTGGAACCCAGTCATGTCCGTGGTGTCAGTCCAGGACCTGAATGCCTCCACCAGGATGACGGCACAGAATGCTTTGACTCACAGCCTGGCTAAGAAGACTGCCAGGGAAATCCAGACTGAGAGGGTGAAGCTGGGAGAGTATCTCGGG ATGGACATAAATGAGATGACTCGTCATTGGGGGCTTGAGGTGGATCGGGTTGAACTTACCATTGGCTCTCTGCTCAAAGCCCCAGAGCAAGGCCAGGCTGGAGGCTTCATCGTTCCTCCCCCCGTACCTGGACTTGAAGGCCTCACCGGCCCCATTCAGCAGCTGGCTATGCACTTCCTGAACACCAGTAGTTCACAGCCTCACCCCA AGGACAGCGTCACATTAACAGATGAACTCTGCAGTGGCCCCCAGTCTGTCGTCAGCACATACGGTTCTGTGGAGGAGCTGCTCAGTGGCGTCCATGCGCTGCTCTCTGACTCTCTGGTCCGCCAGATTGGGGCGTGTTTCCAGTTTGAAATCACCTCAACTGATGGACAGCAACACAAGTACTATGTGGACTTGAGCCAag GTAGTGGAGCAGCTGGATCGGGAGCCCCGTTTCGGGAGCCGGATGTGACTCTGAGCCTGAGTGACGGCGATCTCCTGGCCATGTTCCACGGGGACCTGCAGCCGTTTGCTGCGTACAACAGTGGAAGACTGAAGGTCCGGGGAGATGTCCGGACAGCCATGAAGCTGGAAGACCTCATAAAACtactgaaaaaacaacatttatag
- the LOC133444738 gene encoding cholesterol side-chain cleavage enzyme, mitochondrial, whose translation MSRWSVCRSPAALPRSWREALSATGARRGRGRSSSNMPVIRQPFSDSSSIVRPFNDIPGQWKNGLVSLYNFWKLDGFKNLHRIMVQNFNTFGPIYREKIGYYESVNIIKPEDAAILFKAEGHYPKRLRVEAWTSYRDYRNRKYGVLLKDGEDWRSNRVILNKEVISLKMLENFVPLLDDVGQDFVVRVHKKIERSGQNKWTTDLSQELFKYALESVSSVLYGERLGLMLDYIDPDAQHFIDCITRMFRTTSPMLYIPPDLLRRVGAKVWRDHVEAWDGIFNQADRCIQNIYRQLRQETGTSKKYPGVLASLLMLDKLSIEDIKASITELMAGGVDTTSITLLWTLYELARHPNLQEELRAEVAAARAASQGDMQEMLKRIPLVKGALKETLRLHPVAVSLQRYIAEDIIIQNYHIPAGTLVQLGLYAMGRDPKVFPRPDQYQPSRWLRTETHYFRSLGFGFGPRQCLGRRIAETEMQIFLIHMLENFRVEKQRHVDVQSTFELILLPEKPIILTLKPLQASR comes from the exons ATGTCCAGGTGGAGCGTGTGTCGGAGTCCCGCGGCGCTGCCGCGCTCCTGGAGAGAAGCGCTGAGCGCAACAGGTGCGCGCCGCGGCCGCggccgcagcagcagcaacatgcCGGTGATCCGGCAGCCCTTCTCGGACAGCAGCAGCATCGTCAGGCCTTTCAACGACATCCCAGGACAGTGGAAAAACGGGCTGGTCAGCTTGTACAACTTCTGGAAACTGGATGGCTTCAAGAACCTTCACCGCATTATGGTGCAGAACTTCAACACTTTTGGACCCATTTACAG GGAGAAAATAGGCTATTATGAAAGTGTAAATATCATCAAACCAGAGGATGCTGCCATCCTCTTCAAAGCAGAGGGCCACTATCCTAAAAGGCTGAGGGTTGAAGCATGGACGTCATACAGAGACTACAGGAACCGCAAATACGGAGTTCTGCTCAA GGATGGTGAAGACTGGAGATCAAACCGTGTGATTCTCAACAAAGAGGTGATTTCGCTGAAGAtgctggaaaactttgtgcctctgTTGGACGACGTGGGTCAGGATTTTGTGGTCAGAGTTCACAAGAAAATAGAGAGAAGCGGCCAGAACAAATGGACCACAGACCTCTCTCAAGAACTCTTCAAGTATGCTCTGGAGT CCGTGAGCTCGGTGCTGTATGGGGAGCGTCTGGGTTTGATGCTGGATTACATCGACCCTGATGCTCAACACTTCATTGACTGCATCACCCGGATGTTCAGAACCACCTCTCCCATGCTGTACATACCGCCTGATCTGCTGAGGAGGGTTGGGGCGAAGGTGTGGCGGGACCACGTGGAGGCTTGGGATGGAATATTCAACCAAG CGGACCGGTGCATCCAGAACATCTACAGGCAGCTACGTCAGGAGACTGGCACTTCCAAGAAATACCCAGGAGTCTTGGCAAGCCTTCTCATGCTGGACAAGCTGTCCATTGAAGACATCAAGGCCAGCATCACTGAGTTAATGGCTGGAGGAGTAGATacc ACTTCCATAACGCTTCTGTGGACGTTGTATGAATTAGCCAGACACCCCAACCTGCAGGAGGAGCTGAGGGCAGAGGTGGCTGCAGCTCGGGCTGCAAGCCAGGGAGACATGCAGGAGATGCTGAAGAGGATTCCTTTGGTCAAAGGTGCTCTGAAGGAAACGCTGAg GTTACACCCCGTTGCAGTGAGTTTGCAGAGATATATTGCAGAAGATATAATTATTCAAAACTACCACATCCCAGCTGGG ACTCTGGTTCAGTTAGGACTGTATGCCATGGGAAGAGACCCCAAGGTGTTCCCCCGCCCGGACCAGTACCAGCCCTCCCGCTGGCTGAGGACAGAGACGCACTACTTCCGCAGCTTGGGCTTCGGCTTCGGCCCCCGTCAGTGTTTAGGACGCAGAATAGCCGAGACGGAGATGCAAATCTTCCTCATCCAC ATGCTCGAGAACTTCAGAGTGGAGAAGCAGCGCCACGTGGACGTGCAGAGTACATTTGAACTCATTCTGTTGCCTGAAAAACCGATAATACTGACTTTAAAACCTCTACAAGCTAGTCGATAA